DNA from bacterium:
CACCGCGGGATCGGTGTCGGCGGTGGGGATCAGCTCCAGGAGCTTCATGTAGCGCGGCGGATTGAAGAAATGGGTGCCCAGGAAGCGCGGCCGCTGCTGCGCGGGCAGGACCTCGGCCATCGCGGCGAGCGACAGGCCGGAGGTGTTGCTGGACAGCCAGGCTGCGGGACCGAGATGCCCGGACGCGGCAGCGAGCACCTTCTTCTTGATGGCCAGGTCCTCCTTGACCACCTCGATCACCCAGTCGGCGTCGGCGATGCGCGCGAAGTCGTCCTCGAAGTTGCCCGTCTCGATCAGCGCGAGCAAATCCTGGGTGAACAGGGGGGCAGGCTTGGTCTTGACCATGGCCTTGACGGCGCCGTCGGCGATGGCGTTGCGGGCCGCATGGCCCGCTTCGGCGGCGTTTTCCAGGTCCGGCGGCACGATGTCCAGCACCAGCGAGGGCACACCGGCGTTGGCGAAGTGGGCGGCGATGGCGCTGCCCATGACTCCGGAACCGAGAACCGCCACCTTCTTGACGTATCTGCTCATGACCACTCCCGGATTATGATGAATATGAACGATCATTCATTATTGTAGACGCGATGGACTCCGATGTCAATGCATCGTCAATAATCGACAATCATTTAGCGTGGGTTGTGCCCTGGAAATTGTCCCCGGCTCCTCAGATGGGATCAACGTATTGAAATACATGCTAGTTAGAGACATCTGACTGTCGAGATCGGGCGCTCCGGTGGGCCGGCCCCATTTTCCGCGGCACAACCCTTTCGTTCCCATCGCGCCGTCGTTCGGATATACTCGATGGACAGGCTCCCTATCACCGTCGACACGAACACGGCGGTCTGAATACCTGTTCAACGAGGTCGAACGTGTCGATGCAGAGAGACAACGGCAAGCATTCTCTGATCCTCGACGCGGCCATCGTCGAGATCGCCTGCAGCGGGTACCACTACACCACCGTGGCCCGGATCGCCCGTCGCGCGGGCGTGGCCGACGGCACCATCTATCTCTACTTCAAGAGCAAGCAGGACGTGCTGGTGGCCGTGTTCGACCGGGCCATGGATCGATTCATCAGCCAGGGCATCCTGGAAATGAACCCGGGGGATGACGCCGTCACCCGCATCAGCGACATCGTGCGGCTGCACCTGGAGCAGGTGGGCGAGAACCGCGACCTGGCGGTGATCCTGCAGGTGGAATTGCGCCACAGCCTCAATTTCCTGGATGTCTTCAGCCGCACGCGCCTGCGCGACTACCTCGAGATCATCACCGGCGTGGTCGTCCAGGGCCAGAACGAGGGCGTCTTCCGCCCCGACATGGATCCCTTGCTGACGGCCAGGATGATCTTCGGCGTGCTCGACCAGATGGCCACCGATTGGGTGCTCAGCAAGCGCGACACGCCCCTGGCCACCCGCGCCGACGAGGTCACCGCTTTCGTGCTGGGCGCGTTGAAGGGCGTGCGCTAGCGCGGGGATGCGAGTGATGGTTGACTACCGAGGATCGCGCACCGGCGTCGCGCTCGCCCTGGCGGCGTGCGCGATCGCCGGCCTGGCGACGC
Protein-coding regions in this window:
- a CDS encoding TetR family transcriptional regulator encodes the protein MSMQRDNGKHSLILDAAIVEIACSGYHYTTVARIARRAGVADGTIYLYFKSKQDVLVAVFDRAMDRFISQGILEMNPGDDAVTRISDIVRLHLEQVGENRDLAVILQVELRHSLNFLDVFSRTRLRDYLEIITGVVVQGQNEGVFRPDMDPLLTARMIFGVLDQMATDWVLSKRDTPLATRADEVTAFVLGALKGVR